From Danio rerio strain Tuebingen ecotype United States chromosome 7, GRCz12tu, whole genome shotgun sequence, the proteins below share one genomic window:
- the ankrd46b gene encoding ankyrin repeat domain-containing protein 46 isoform X1, whose amino-acid sequence MSYVFINDSSQTSVPLLQACIDGDLSFARRLLETGCDPNIRDHRGRTGLHLAAARGNVDICRFLHKFGADLLATDYQGNTALHLCGHVDTIQFLVSNGLKIDICNHNGSTPLVLAKRRGVNKDAIRLLEGLEEQEVKGFNRGAHSKLEAMQMAESESAMESHSLLNPNLQNSEGVLSSFRSTWQEFVEDLGFWRVLLLLVVIALLSLGIAYYVSGVLPFSASQLELVH is encoded by the exons ATGTCCTATGTCTTCATCAATGACTCGTCGCAGACCAGTGTCCCGCTCCTGCAGGCTTGTATTGATGGGGACCTGAGTTTCGCCAGGCGTCTGCTGGAGACCGGCTGTGACCCCAACATCCGGGACCACCGAGGCCGCACGGGTCTTCATCTGGCAGCGGCGCGGGGTAATGTGGACATCTGCCGATTCCTGCACAAGTTTGGGGCAGACCTACTGGCCACTGACTATCAGGGCAACACGGCGCTGCACCTGTGCGGGCACGTGGACACCATTCAGTTCCTCGTCTCCAATGGCCTCAAAATAGATATTTG TAACCACAACGGCTCGACCCCACTCGTGCTGGCCAAGAGGAGAGGGGTAAATAAAGATGCCATCCGGCTGCTGGAAGGTCTAGAAGAGCAAGAGGTCAAAGGCTTCAACAGAGGAGCTCACTCCAAACTAGAAGCCATGCAGATGGCTGAGAGCGAGAG TGCAATGGAGAGCCATTCGCTGCTGAACCCAAACCTGCAGAACAGTGAGGGTGTGCTGTCCAGCTTCCGCTCCACCTGGCAAGAGTTCGTTGAGGATTTGGGCTTCTGGAGGGTCCTGCTGTTGCTGGTGGTCATCGCCCTGCTATCTCTGGGCATTGCTTACTATGTTAGCGGCGTTCTGCCCTTTTCTGCCAGTCAGCTGGAGTTGGTCCACTGA